The following proteins are encoded in a genomic region of Labeo rohita strain BAU-BD-2019 chromosome 5, IGBB_LRoh.1.0, whole genome shotgun sequence:
- the LOC127165907 gene encoding lysophosphatidic acid receptor 4, with protein MDSKMNSAEFSSNTTSGDISVVCPMKPQHISISVLICLTFLVGLLLNVFSLWVFTCKTPEWTSNTVFQVHLAVSDVIICPMGPFMAVYYHTANWPFGKALCQLKIALMTFHIYSSILFLTLISIHRYVVVVCYNQDSYMNRKNFVQKLCFGVWLLVLVKGTVLAMILDTSTVNNHTLCLSIHQDQYTNSYFIANFSVLIPGLLLAFTVSVICYSLLVRSMSRLDTSHDSGQAIKKKSCKMVTVCLAIFVVCFTPMNVVCSVGLVVKKFFPSNCSLLLKLETAYYVSWILAGANCCLDPIIYCFSCQKFTKTFRISLRRIGLRLKIAQDESS; from the exons ATGGACTCAAAG aTGAACAGTGCAGAGTTCTCATCTAACACAACCAGCGGAGACATCAGTGTGGTTTGTCCCATGAAGCCACAGCACATCTCCATTTCTGTGCTCATTTGTCTAACTTTCCTGGTGGGACTCCTGCTTAATGTCTTCAGTCTGTGGGTGTTCACATGCAAGACACCAGAATGGACGTCCAACACTGTTTTTCAAGTTCATCTAGCtgtcagtgatgtcatcatatGTCCTATGGGACCGTTTATGGCAGTGTATTACCACACTGCTAACTGGCCTTTTGGGAAAGCTCTTTGTCAGCTTAAAATAGCTTTAATGACCTTTCACATATATAGCAGTATTCTGTTTCTGACTCTCATTAGCATTCACCGCTATGTGGTCGTGGTATGCTACAACCAAGACTCTTACATGAATCGAAAGAACTTTGTCCAGAAGCTCTGTTTTGGAGTTTGGCTTTTGGTATTGGTTAAAGGAACTGTTTTAGCAATGATTTTAGACACAAGCACAGTGAACAATCACACTTTATGCCTCAGCATTCACCAAGACCAATATACTAACTCTTATTTCATTGCAAACTTCTCTGTCCTCATTCCTGGATTACTTCTAGCATTTACTGTTTCTGTGATCTGCTACAGTCTTCTGGTACGCTCGATGTCCCGTCTAGACACTAGCCACGATAGTGGACAAGCTATTAAGAAAAAATCATGTAAAATGGTGACTGTTTGTTTGGCAATATTCGTTGTTTGTTTCACACCAATGAATGTGGTTTGCAGTGTGGGTCTTGTGGTTAAGAAATTCTTTCCCAGCAATTGCAGCCTCCTTTTAAAACTAGAGACTGCATACTATGTGTCATGGATCTTGGCTGGAGCAAACTGCTGTCTCGATCCAATTATCTATTGTTTCAGTTGTCAgaaattcacaaaaacatttcgTATCTCTCTACGTAGAATAGGCTTGAGGCTTAAAATTGCTCAAGATGAATCTTCATAA